From Woronichinia naegeliana WA131, the proteins below share one genomic window:
- a CDS encoding ROK family protein: MASPQVIGIDLGGTAIKLGRFLEDGTCLEAFSLPTPQPALPQSVLATLVEGIQSLQTLDCQAIGVGTPGPADAQGRIAKLAINLPHWENIPLADWLEKASGLPTILENDANCAAIGEAWLGAGKAFQDFILLTLGTGVGGAIFLKGELFVGLQGAGGELGLLTIDYRGPVCHSGNRGSLEQQVSAQAIQRETNKNGAELAQLAQKGVPEAIAYWEHYGRLLGVGISNLVYVLTPEAVIIGGGISASAEYFFPTMQAEIAQRVLLPSRENLKIVVAELGNQAGMLGAARLAWQRLVRKLS, translated from the coding sequence ATGGCTTCTCCTCAAGTTATTGGTATCGATCTCGGTGGCACCGCAATTAAATTAGGTCGATTTCTTGAGGATGGCACTTGTTTAGAGGCTTTTTCTTTGCCGACTCCCCAACCGGCTTTGCCCCAGTCTGTTTTAGCAACCCTGGTGGAAGGCATTCAATCCCTACAAACGCTAGATTGTCAGGCGATCGGTGTCGGTACTCCTGGCCCTGCCGATGCCCAAGGACGGATTGCGAAACTGGCGATCAATTTACCCCATTGGGAAAATATTCCCCTGGCGGATTGGTTGGAAAAAGCGAGTGGTCTGCCCACTATTTTAGAAAATGATGCCAACTGTGCGGCGATCGGAGAGGCTTGGTTAGGAGCAGGAAAAGCTTTTCAGGATTTTATTTTATTAACCTTGGGAACGGGAGTCGGCGGAGCAATTTTTCTCAAAGGCGAATTATTTGTGGGATTACAGGGGGCGGGAGGCGAGTTAGGATTACTGACCATTGATTATCGCGGCCCGGTTTGTCATAGCGGCAATCGCGGTTCCCTAGAGCAACAGGTTTCAGCCCAAGCTATTCAACGGGAAACCAATAAAAATGGAGCCGAACTAGCGCAATTGGCCCAGAAAGGAGTGCCAGAAGCGATCGCCTATTGGGAGCATTACGGTCGCTTATTGGGGGTTGGCATTAGCAATTTAGTCTATGTTTTAACGCCAGAAGCGGTGATCATTGGGGGGGGGATTAGTGCCAGTGCCGAATATTTTTTCCCCACTATGCAGGCTGAAATTGCACAGCGAGTTCTATTGCCGTCACGGGAGAATCTCAAAATTGTGGTGGCAGAACTGGGCAATCAGGCCGGAATGTTAGGAGCGGCTAGGCTGGCTTGGCAAAGGTTGGTTCGTAAGTTGAGTTGA
- a CDS encoding type II toxin-antitoxin system PemK/MazF family toxin has translation MAIAGQIVLFKFPQTDLSVGKLRPALLVKPVSSRYDDWLVCMISTKTGQEISGLDEIISPKHPDFVQTGLKSESVIRVSRLAVVSKKILLGNIGKISTQRLEKIKRNLATWIITN, from the coding sequence ATGGCAATAGCAGGTCAAATCGTATTATTTAAGTTTCCGCAAACAGATCTCTCTGTTGGCAAACTGCGCCCTGCTCTTCTAGTCAAACCTGTATCGAGTCGTTATGATGATTGGCTTGTCTGTATGATTTCGACTAAAACAGGTCAAGAAATATCTGGTCTTGATGAGATTATTTCACCCAAGCATCCTGATTTTGTACAAACAGGTTTAAAGTCAGAAAGTGTCATCAGAGTTTCACGTTTAGCGGTAGTTTCAAAAAAGATATTACTAGGCAACATAGGTAAAATTTCAACTCAAAGATTAGAAAAAATTAAAAGAAACCTCGCTACCTGGATTATCACTAATTAA
- a CDS encoding polyribonucleotide nucleotidyltransferase: MQEFEKSISFDGRDIRLKIGRLAPQAGGAVLIQSGDTAVLVTATRATGREGIDFLPLTVDYEERLYAAGRIPGGFLRREGRPPEKAILISRLIDRPLRPLFPNWLRDDLQVVATTLSMDEEVPPDVLAVTGASVAVILAQIPFFGPMAAVRVGLIGDDFIINPTYREINSGDLDLVVAGTPDGVVMVEAAANQLPEQDVIEAIDFGYEAVRDLISAQRELMKDLGLTIATSEPPTVNELVSQFIEAKASASITQVLAQFELGKEGRDKALDEIKANSVEAAIAELPEEDPVKISVTEEPKVVSNLYKSLTKKLMRRQIIEDGVRVDGRKLDEVRPISCYVGVLPPRVHGSGLFNRGLTQVLSLATLGSPGDAQDLGDDLHPEDEKRYLHHYNFPPFSVGETRPMRSPGRREIGHGALAERAILPVLPSQEKFPYVIRVVSEVLSSNGSTSMGSVCGSTLALMDAGVPITKPVSGAAMGLIKEDSEVRILTDIQGIEDFLGDMDFKVAGTDTGITALQMDMKITGLSMDVVAKAIQQARPARLHILEKMLATIPRPRPELSPYAPRLLTVKIDPEMIGLVIGPGGKTIKGITEQTGCKIDIADDGTVTIASSEGERAERARQIIYNMTRKLNEGEVYAGRVTRIIQIGAFVEVLPGKEGMIHISQLAEGRVGRVEDEVAVGDEVVVKVREIDSKGRLNLTRLGIHPEEAAAARRVSQS; the protein is encoded by the coding sequence ATGCAAGAGTTTGAAAAGTCAATATCCTTCGACGGAAGAGATATTCGGCTCAAGATCGGGAGGCTTGCGCCCCAAGCTGGGGGAGCCGTCCTCATTCAGTCCGGAGATACGGCAGTTTTAGTGACAGCAACGAGAGCAACCGGAAGGGAAGGAATTGATTTTCTACCACTGACAGTTGATTACGAAGAACGGCTCTATGCTGCTGGTCGCATTCCAGGGGGATTTTTACGTCGGGAAGGCCGCCCCCCCGAAAAGGCGATTTTAATCAGTCGTCTGATTGACCGTCCCCTACGTCCTCTGTTTCCCAATTGGTTGCGAGATGACCTACAGGTTGTCGCCACTACCCTTTCTATGGACGAGGAAGTGCCACCGGATGTTTTGGCGGTGACAGGGGCTTCTGTCGCTGTCATTTTGGCCCAAATTCCTTTCTTTGGCCCGATGGCGGCGGTGCGAGTCGGTTTAATTGGTGATGATTTTATTATCAATCCGACTTACCGTGAGATTAATTCTGGAGACTTAGATCTTGTTGTGGCGGGGACACCAGATGGAGTGGTAATGGTTGAAGCCGCAGCGAATCAGTTACCAGAACAGGATGTCATTGAAGCGATCGATTTTGGTTATGAGGCGGTTCGGGATTTGATTTCTGCTCAACGGGAATTAATGAAGGATTTAGGGCTAACCATTGCCACTTCTGAACCACCAACCGTCAATGAACTAGTATCTCAGTTTATTGAAGCAAAGGCATCGGCTTCTATTACCCAGGTGTTAGCTCAATTTGAGTTAGGCAAAGAAGGTCGCGATAAAGCTCTAGATGAGATTAAAGCGAATTCAGTGGAGGCTGCGATCGCCGAATTACCCGAAGAGGATCCCGTTAAAATCTCGGTGACAGAAGAGCCTAAAGTGGTTTCTAACCTCTATAAATCCCTAACCAAAAAACTGATGCGCCGTCAGATTATTGAAGATGGGGTACGGGTAGATGGACGTAAATTGGATGAAGTTCGTCCTATTAGTTGTTATGTCGGTGTCTTACCGCCCCGTGTACATGGCAGTGGTTTGTTTAATCGGGGTTTGACCCAGGTTCTTTCCCTTGCCACCTTGGGTTCTCCAGGAGATGCCCAGGATTTAGGGGATGATCTTCACCCTGAAGACGAAAAACGCTATCTCCATCACTATAACTTTCCACCCTTTTCCGTAGGCGAAACTCGACCGATGCGATCGCCTGGACGACGAGAAATTGGTCATGGAGCATTAGCGGAACGGGCTATTTTGCCAGTTTTACCCTCTCAAGAAAAATTCCCCTACGTGATTCGGGTGGTTTCTGAAGTCCTATCTTCCAATGGTTCGACCTCCATGGGATCCGTCTGTGGTTCTACCTTAGCCCTGATGGATGCGGGGGTTCCGATTACCAAACCCGTCAGTGGTGCCGCAATGGGGCTGATTAAGGAAGACAGCGAAGTGCGTATCCTCACCGATATTCAGGGCATTGAAGACTTTCTGGGTGATATGGACTTCAAGGTAGCTGGAACCGACACCGGCATTACCGCCCTGCAAATGGATATGAAAATCACGGGCTTGAGCATGGACGTAGTGGCCAAAGCCATTCAACAAGCTCGTCCGGCCCGACTCCATATCCTCGAAAAAATGTTGGCGACCATTCCTCGTCCCCGTCCCGAATTATCTCCCTACGCCCCTCGCCTATTGACCGTTAAAATTGATCCTGAAATGATTGGTTTGGTCATTGGGCCCGGTGGTAAAACCATTAAAGGGATTACGGAACAAACGGGTTGCAAAATCGATATTGCTGATGATGGAACGGTGACGATCGCCTCTAGCGAAGGAGAACGGGCTGAACGGGCACGCCAAATCATCTACAACATGACCCGCAAACTCAATGAGGGAGAAGTTTATGCTGGTCGCGTGACTCGCATCATCCAAATTGGAGCTTTTGTGGAAGTCTTACCGGGTAAAGAGGGAATGATTCATATTTCCCAACTAGCGGAAGGCCGAGTCGGTCGGGTTGAAGATGAAGTTGCCGTTGGTGATGAAGTGGTGGTTAAGGTA
- a CDS encoding type II toxin-antitoxin system PemK/MazF family toxin → MVTPTTSSIILIPFPFSDLSQSKLRPAVVLANSGKEDWILCQITSKSYADLQSIKLTDDDFANGSLKLVSYARPGKLFTANSSLIVSKVGELKQEKFQKIINAVVSLLINEIKNS, encoded by the coding sequence ATGGTCACACCTACAACTAGCTCAATAATTTTAATTCCGTTTCCTTTTTCTGACCTCTCACAATCCAAACTCCGCCCCGCCGTTGTATTAGCAAATTCAGGAAAAGAAGATTGGATACTCTGTCAAATAACTAGCAAATCCTACGCCGATTTACAATCTATTAAACTAACCGATGATGATTTTGCTAATGGATCTTTAAAATTAGTTAGCTATGCTCGTCCAGGTAAATTATTTACAGCCAACAGCAGTCTAATCGTATCTAAAGTTGGCGAATTAAAACAAGAAAAATTCCAGAAAATTATTAATGCAGTGGTGAGCTTATTAATAAATGAGATTAAAAATTCATAA
- a CDS encoding MFS transporter, whose translation MFVTALLFWISLTTLLPTLPVYTEDLGGTRQQVGFVMGAFAIGLLGSRLWLGQLVDQRGRKIAILIGTLVAAIAPMGYLFVNSIPVLMMIRAFHGISVAAFTTGYNALVVDLSPPEQRGELIGYMSLTIPLGMALGPAIGGYLAELAGYPTLFWTTAALGWLTFILSCQVREVPLYIVKKETETLPHQENRTVLQILSSPSLLIPSLVLLLVGLVFGNLLTFLPLFMREIHLPLNTGLFYTVSAMSSFVGRFWTGRASDLYGRGIFVSGSLICYIAAMMMLAWADTPSLFLIAGGLEGIGSGIVIPMIITLVSDRSGVEERGKVFSVCISGLDVGTAIAGPFFGWLGEIVGYRGLFQLSSVLSLCALVLFATQGNPSVRSSWKFALGQEQDRYAN comes from the coding sequence TTGTTTGTTACAGCCCTGCTATTTTGGATTAGTCTGACGACTCTGTTACCAACCCTACCGGTTTATACCGAAGATTTAGGCGGTACTCGTCAACAGGTGGGCTTCGTGATGGGAGCTTTTGCGATCGGTTTACTGGGATCGCGGCTCTGGTTGGGTCAATTAGTCGATCAACGGGGACGTAAAATCGCTATTTTGATTGGAACTTTAGTTGCGGCGATCGCTCCGATGGGCTATTTATTCGTCAATTCGATTCCTGTACTGATGATGATCCGAGCCTTTCATGGCATTAGTGTGGCCGCTTTTACAACGGGTTATAACGCCTTAGTCGTGGATCTTTCGCCGCCAGAACAACGAGGAGAGTTAATTGGTTATATGAGTCTCACCATTCCTTTGGGGATGGCTTTGGGCCCGGCTATAGGGGGATATTTGGCCGAACTAGCCGGTTATCCAACGCTTTTTTGGACAACGGCCGCTTTAGGCTGGCTCACATTTATTCTCAGTTGCCAGGTTCGAGAAGTTCCGCTTTATATTGTCAAAAAAGAAACTGAAACCCTTCCCCATCAGGAAAACCGCACTGTGTTACAAATTCTTAGTAGTCCTTCGCTCTTGATCCCTTCTCTGGTCTTGTTATTAGTGGGTCTAGTCTTTGGCAATTTGCTCACCTTCCTACCCCTTTTTATGCGAGAAATTCATCTTCCTCTCAATACGGGGCTTTTCTATACGGTGTCTGCCATGAGCAGCTTTGTGGGTCGCTTTTGGACGGGACGAGCTTCCGACCTCTACGGACGAGGAATTTTTGTGAGCGGGAGTTTAATTTGCTACATTGCGGCCATGATGATGTTAGCTTGGGCCGATACGCCTAGTCTATTTCTGATTGCCGGCGGGTTAGAAGGAATTGGTAGTGGCATTGTCATTCCTATGATTATTACCTTAGTATCTGATCGCTCTGGGGTGGAGGAAAGGGGTAAGGTCTTCTCGGTTTGTATTAGTGGCTTAGATGTGGGAACGGCGATCGCGGGGCCATTCTTTGGTTGGTTAGGGGAAATAGTCGGTTATCGAGGACTATTCCAATTGTCTAGTGTTCTATCCCTATGCGCTCTAGTGTTATTTGCCACCCAGGGTAATCCCAGTGTCAGAAGTTCCTGGAAATTTGCCCTCGGACAGGAGCAGGATCGCTATGCCAATTAG
- the cobD gene encoding threonine-phosphate decarboxylase CobD, with amino-acid sequence MNPPPHGGNVAWAATIAGCPASALLDFSASINPLGPPPSVMAAIQGAFIQLCHYPDPTYSQLRSQLSRYHQVAPEWVLPGNGSAELLTLAGRSLAQLSSTVMIAPAFGDYYRSLAAFDGQILPIPWPVEQTFPLLQLQTLPFKEAGLLLNNPHNPTGYLLPKSDILPLLSRFKLVLVDEAFMDFLPPENQHSLVSDLANHPNLIILRSLTKFYSLPGLRFGYALGHPEILQQWQAWRDPWPVNVLAEAAAIAALEDQHFQQQTWDWLTSTRQQLQQALSQLPSLNPLTSAANFLLVQTEIPASQLQQSLLMNHQILIRDCLSFPELGDRFFRVAVRTELDNQRLIAALGACLES; translated from the coding sequence GTGAATCCTCCCCCTCACGGCGGAAATGTAGCTTGGGCAGCAACCATTGCAGGCTGTCCAGCTTCTGCTTTGCTAGATTTTTCGGCCAGTATTAATCCGCTTGGCCCACCCCCCAGTGTGATGGCGGCGATCCAAGGGGCCTTCATTCAGCTTTGTCACTATCCCGACCCTACCTATTCTCAACTTCGATCGCAGTTATCTCGCTATCATCAAGTTGCACCGGAATGGGTTTTACCTGGCAATGGTTCGGCAGAGTTATTGACCCTGGCGGGGCGATCCCTGGCCCAGTTATCGTCAACGGTTATGATTGCGCCGGCTTTTGGAGACTATTACCGTAGTCTAGCGGCCTTTGATGGTCAAATTTTGCCGATTCCCTGGCCCGTCGAGCAAACCTTTCCCCTGCTTCAGCTACAGACCTTACCGTTCAAAGAAGCCGGTTTGTTATTGAATAATCCTCACAATCCCACTGGCTATTTACTGCCAAAATCAGACATTTTACCTCTACTGTCTCGGTTCAAACTGGTGCTTGTGGATGAGGCCTTTATGGATTTCTTGCCACCAGAGAATCAACATAGTCTAGTTTCGGATTTGGCAAATCATCCTAACTTAATTATTTTGCGATCGCTGACAAAATTTTATTCCTTACCTGGACTACGTTTTGGTTATGCTCTTGGCCATCCTGAGATTTTGCAACAGTGGCAAGCCTGGCGTGATCCTTGGCCGGTAAATGTTTTAGCTGAAGCGGCGGCGATCGCGGCTCTAGAGGATCAACACTTTCAACAACAAACCTGGGATTGGTTAACCTCTACTAGACAGCAGTTACAACAGGCTTTAAGCCAACTTCCTAGCTTGAATCCCCTAACCAGTGCGGCCAATTTTCTGCTCGTACAAACCGAAATTCCTGCTTCGCAACTGCAACAATCCCTATTAATGAATCATCAAATTTTAATTCGAGATTGTCTCAGTTTTCCAGAACTCGGCGATCGCTTTTTTCGGGTTGCAGTTCGTACAGAATTAGACAATCAACGCTTAATAGCGGCTTTGGGGGCCTGTCTGGAATCTTGA
- the ruvA gene encoding Holliday junction branch migration protein RuvA — protein MLQYLKGQGISLSKNAQNRWILILEVNQIGYEIQVPQGFASQFQAEATEPLQIFTHLQIRDEQPFLYGFPTQPERDLFIQLISVSGIGSQLAIALIDTLGLSGLVQAVVMGNVAQLARTPGVGKKTAERIALELKSKLSQWRQGSGLDIDTNLPQGTILEDVEMTLLALGYTQMEINQAIAFLGQDPSLQNNLQAEEWIRQAITWLSSQ, from the coding sequence ATGCTTCAGTATCTTAAAGGTCAAGGAATTTCCCTGAGTAAAAATGCTCAGAATCGTTGGATACTGATTTTGGAGGTGAATCAGATCGGTTATGAAATCCAAGTGCCCCAGGGATTTGCTTCCCAGTTCCAAGCAGAAGCCACGGAACCCCTACAAATTTTTACTCACCTGCAAATTCGAGATGAGCAACCTTTTCTCTATGGCTTTCCTACGCAACCCGAACGTGACTTATTTATTCAACTGATTAGTGTGTCGGGTATTGGTTCTCAATTGGCGATCGCCTTAATCGATACCTTAGGTTTGTCCGGTTTAGTACAAGCGGTGGTCATGGGAAATGTGGCCCAACTGGCTAGAACACCAGGGGTGGGGAAAAAGACGGCGGAACGCATTGCTCTAGAACTGAAGTCCAAACTGTCCCAATGGCGACAAGGTTCAGGCTTGGATATTGACACCAACTTACCCCAGGGAACAATCCTAGAGGATGTGGAAATGACGCTCTTGGCCCTGGGCTATACCCAGATGGAAATCAATCAAGCGATCGCTTTTTTGGGACAAGATCCTAGCTTACAGAATAATCTGCAAGCAGAAGAATGGATTCGTCAGGCAATTACTTGGCTGAGTAGCCAATAG
- a CDS encoding HU family DNA-binding protein produces the protein MNKGELVHAVAEKASVTKKQADAVITAAIDAIMEAVAEGDKVTLVGFGSFEARVRKEREGRNPKTNEKMVIPATKVPAFSAGKMFKEKVAP, from the coding sequence ATGAATAAAGGTGAACTAGTCCACGCTGTAGCGGAAAAAGCTTCCGTCACGAAAAAACAAGCCGATGCAGTCATTACGGCGGCGATCGATGCCATTATGGAAGCAGTTGCGGAAGGCGACAAAGTCACGCTCGTGGGCTTCGGCTCCTTTGAGGCAAGGGTACGCAAAGAACGGGAGGGCCGTAATCCCAAAACCAATGAAAAAATGGTTATCCCTGCTACTAAAGTTCCGGCTTTCTCGGCGGGCAAAATGTTTAAAGAAAAAGTTGCTCCCTAG
- the moaC gene encoding cyclic pyranopterin monophosphate synthase MoaC, with translation MTQAFSENSLLTHLNETGEAQMVDVSAKSITHREAIAVGQVRMKQQTFEAIQAGNAPKGDVLGTAKLAGIMAAKQTAQLIPLCHPLPLQKIAVELQPDSALPGYRIQATVVTKAETGVEMEALTAVSVAALTLYDMGKALDKEISIEKIYLLRKTGGKSGDYQTDGS, from the coding sequence ATGACGCAAGCTTTTTCCGAAAATTCTTTATTGACCCATCTCAACGAAACGGGAGAAGCTCAAATGGTGGATGTTTCAGCTAAATCAATCACGCATCGAGAAGCGATCGCCGTTGGTCAGGTACGGATGAAGCAGCAGACCTTTGAGGCTATCCAGGCAGGTAATGCGCCCAAAGGGGATGTTTTAGGAACAGCAAAACTAGCCGGTATTATGGCAGCGAAACAAACGGCCCAATTGATTCCCCTCTGTCACCCCTTACCTCTCCAGAAAATTGCGGTTGAACTCCAGCCCGACAGCGCCTTACCTGGCTACCGCATTCAAGCAACCGTCGTGACCAAGGCAGAAACTGGCGTAGAAATGGAAGCTCTTACTGCCGTGTCCGTTGCTGCCCTGACCCTTTATGACATGGGAAAAGCCTTGGATAAGGAAATCAGTATTGAGAAAATTTATCTTCTTCGCAAAACAGGTGGCAAATCAGGGGATTACCAAACCGATGGATCATGA